From a single Bacillus pseudomycoides DSM 12442 genomic region:
- a CDS encoding FMN-dependent NADH-azoreductase, whose amino-acid sequence MTKVLFITANPNSAEASFGMAVGESFIEAYKNEHPQDEVVTIDLFNTAVPAIDAEVFTAWGKFAAGEGFETLSESQQQKIAAMNTNLETFMNADRYVFVTPMWNFSYPPVVKAYLDNLSIAGKTFKYTENGPVGLLEGKKALHIQATGGVYSEGPYAAMDFGRKHLNAVLGFMGISDVDYLAVEGMNANPEKAPEIKEAAIANARELAKRF is encoded by the coding sequence ATGACAAAAGTACTATTTATTACAGCAAATCCAAATTCAGCAGAAGCATCTTTCGGTATGGCAGTAGGGGAATCATTCATCGAAGCATATAAAAATGAACATCCACAAGATGAAGTGGTAACAATTGATCTATTTAACACAGCTGTACCAGCAATTGATGCAGAAGTATTTACAGCTTGGGGTAAATTTGCAGCAGGTGAAGGCTTTGAAACGTTAAGCGAAAGCCAACAACAAAAAATTGCAGCAATGAATACAAACTTAGAAACATTTATGAATGCAGATCGTTATGTGTTTGTAACGCCAATGTGGAACTTTAGTTATCCACCAGTAGTAAAAGCATACTTAGATAACTTGTCTATCGCAGGTAAAACTTTTAAATATACTGAAAACGGACCAGTTGGTTTACTAGAAGGGAAAAAAGCACTTCACATTCAAGCTACAGGTGGCGTTTACTCTGAAGGACCATACGCAGCAATGGACTTTGGCCGCAAGCACTTAAATGCAGTATTAGGATTTATGGGTATATCTGATGTAGACTACCTTGCGGTTGAAGGTATGAATGCAAACCCTGAAAAAGCACCAGAAATTAAAGAAGCGGCAATTGCAAATGCTCGCGAATTAGCAAAACGTTTCTAA
- the trhA gene encoding PAQR family membrane homeostasis protein TrhA yields the protein MTQKITRMTQFVKEEIANAITHGIGAILSIPALIILIMHASKHGTVSAIVGFTVYGVSMFLLYLFSTLLHSIHHPKVEKLFTILDHSAIYLLIAGTYTPFLLITLRGPLGWTLLAIIWTLAIGGIIFKIFFVRRFIKMSTLCYIIMGWLIIVAIKPLYENLTGHGFSLLLTGGILYSVGAIFFLWEKLPFNHAIWHLFVLGGSAMMFFCVLFYVLPVA from the coding sequence ATGACTCAAAAAATAACACGAATGACGCAATTCGTAAAAGAGGAAATTGCCAATGCGATTACCCATGGCATCGGTGCCATTTTAAGCATTCCTGCATTAATAATACTAATTATGCATGCATCAAAGCATGGTACTGTATCTGCTATTGTTGGATTTACAGTTTACGGCGTGAGCATGTTTCTACTATATTTGTTTTCTACGCTATTACATAGCATCCACCACCCGAAAGTAGAAAAATTATTTACGATTTTAGATCACTCGGCCATCTATCTCTTAATTGCCGGCACGTATACACCATTCTTACTAATTACTCTAAGAGGGCCACTCGGCTGGACATTACTTGCAATTATTTGGACACTGGCCATCGGTGGAATTATTTTCAAAATTTTCTTTGTACGCCGTTTTATTAAAATGTCAACACTGTGCTATATCATTATGGGCTGGCTCATTATCGTCGCTATTAAACCACTTTATGAAAATTTAACCGGGCATGGATTTTCACTATTGTTAACCGGTGGGATCCTATATTCAGTAGGGGCTATATTTTTCCTTTGGGAAAAGCTGCCCTTCAACCATGCAATTTGGCACCTTTTTGTATTAGGTGGTAGTGCAATGATGTTCTTCTGCGTCTTGTTTTATGTATTGCCTGTTGCATAA
- a CDS encoding lysophospholipid acyltransferase family protein → MIQTFFKIFYLIVIVIGITPRLWRIKRKAQTMSPQEKDRLVYKTTNWFGKKMVRVAGSTVQVNGIENVPKDKPVLVVSNHQSDMDIPVLLGYLNKPIGFVSKAEIKKFPIVPTWMELMNCVFMDRSNRRQSLQAIKDGIELLKNGHSIVIFPEGTRSKAGEMGEFKAGSFHLAVKAGVAILPVTVDGTYKMFEANGNRMKPAHATVTISKPITPEQYASMDIKELTQHTKDIIAAQLHK, encoded by the coding sequence ATGATTCAAACGTTTTTTAAAATCTTTTATTTAATTGTAATTGTAATTGGTATTACACCGAGATTATGGCGTATAAAACGAAAAGCACAGACAATGTCGCCACAAGAGAAAGATCGCCTCGTGTATAAAACAACAAACTGGTTTGGTAAGAAAATGGTTCGTGTAGCTGGGTCGACTGTACAAGTAAATGGAATTGAAAATGTGCCGAAAGATAAACCGGTCCTTGTTGTAAGTAATCATCAAAGTGATATGGATATTCCAGTTTTACTTGGGTACTTGAATAAACCGATTGGGTTTGTTTCAAAAGCAGAAATTAAAAAATTTCCGATTGTACCAACTTGGATGGAATTGATGAATTGTGTGTTTATGGATCGTAGTAATCGTCGTCAGTCGCTCCAAGCTATTAAAGATGGAATTGAACTTTTAAAGAATGGACATTCTATCGTAATTTTCCCAGAAGGAACGCGCAGTAAGGCGGGCGAAATGGGGGAGTTTAAAGCAGGAAGTTTTCATCTTGCTGTAAAAGCCGGAGTAGCTATTTTACCAGTAACTGTAGACGGAACATATAAGATGTTTGAGGCGAATGGAAATCGCATGAAGCCTGCTCATGCAACAGTAACCATTTCTAAACCAATTACACCTGAGCAATATGCAAGTATGGATATAAAAGAATTAACGCAGCATACGAAAGATATTATTGCGGCTCAATTACATAAGTAA
- a CDS encoding DUF2535 family protein, with the protein MIMKSFYFTHSTGNCIKIFEIPVLQAQHPLAFLIQSRLQLFIAKIQKQKQPRFSYSFREYLQSCLKWNDYSNVYQTNSLEKNA; encoded by the coding sequence GTGATTATGAAAAGTTTTTATTTCACTCATTCAACAGGGAATTGTATCAAAATATTTGAAATCCCTGTCCTACAAGCACAACACCCATTAGCATTTCTAATTCAGTCACGTCTTCAACTATTTATTGCTAAAATTCAAAAACAAAAACAACCGAGATTCTCATACTCTTTTCGCGAATATTTACAAAGTTGCTTAAAGTGGAATGATTATTCAAATGTATATCAAACAAACTCGCTTGAAAAAAATGCATAG
- a CDS encoding dihydrofolate reductase: MIISFMVAMDENKVIGKDNKLPWHLPSELQYVKKTTMGHPLIMGRKNYEAIGRPLPGRRNIIVTRNMNYHVEGCEIAQSVEEVFELCKNEEEIFIFGGAQIYELFLPYVNKLYITKIHHSFEGDTFFPEMNMKEWKEVFVEKGVTDEKNPYTYYYHIYEKQK, encoded by the coding sequence ATGATTATTTCATTTATGGTCGCAATGGATGAAAATAAAGTCATCGGTAAGGATAATAAATTACCGTGGCATTTACCAAGTGAATTGCAATATGTTAAGAAGACAACAATGGGTCACCCACTTATTATGGGGAGAAAAAACTATGAAGCGATTGGAAGACCACTTCCAGGAAGACGAAATATTATCGTAACGCGCAATATGAATTATCATGTAGAAGGCTGTGAAATTGCGCAGTCAGTAGAAGAAGTATTTGAGTTATGTAAAAATGAAGAAGAAATTTTTATTTTTGGTGGAGCGCAAATTTACGAATTGTTCTTACCATATGTGAACAAGCTTTATATAACAAAGATTCACCATTCATTTGAAGGAGATACATTCTTCCCAGAAATGAATATGAAAGAGTGGAAAGAAGTTTTTGTGGAAAAAGGTGTTACGGATGAAAAGAATCCGTACACATATTACTATCACATATATGAAAAACAAAAATAA
- the tatA gene encoding twin-arginine translocase TatA/TatE family subunit, whose product MPNIGVPGLILILVLALIIFGPKKLPEIGRAFGETLKEFKKSAKGLHDDTEEKK is encoded by the coding sequence ATGCCAAATATTGGGGTTCCGGGTTTGATATTAATTTTAGTACTCGCTTTAATTATTTTCGGTCCAAAAAAGTTACCTGAAATTGGACGAGCTTTTGGGGAAACATTAAAAGAGTTTAAAAAGTCTGCAAAGGGTTTGCATGATGATACGGAAGAAAAGAAATAA
- the tatC gene encoding twin-arginine translocase subunit TatC, with protein MSVIEHLGELRKRLIITALTFLIFIVIGFSFTKEIYNFIVKDLNMKLTVLGPSDILWIYFVIAAVFSIVCTIPVAALQIWLFVKPALHKHERKMTILYIPALFLLFIGGLCFGYFLILPFILQFLMSLGDDMFQTMFTTDKYFSFVMNMTVPFAVIFELPVVTMFLTSIGVLNPIALQKVRRYAYFILIVIAVCITPPDFISDFSVAIPLLVIYELSITASKFVYKRKIKREMNTESKSASL; from the coding sequence ATGAGTGTCATAGAGCATCTTGGAGAGTTAAGAAAGCGACTCATTATAACAGCGCTGACGTTTCTGATTTTTATTGTCATTGGCTTTTCATTTACGAAAGAAATATATAATTTTATCGTAAAAGATTTAAATATGAAATTAACTGTTTTAGGTCCAAGTGATATTTTATGGATTTATTTTGTGATTGCAGCTGTCTTTTCAATTGTATGTACAATACCAGTTGCAGCTTTACAAATTTGGTTATTTGTAAAACCAGCTCTACATAAACATGAGCGTAAAATGACAATTCTGTATATCCCGGCATTATTTCTATTATTTATTGGAGGACTTTGCTTCGGCTATTTTCTGATTTTACCATTTATTTTGCAATTTTTAATGAGTCTTGGTGATGATATGTTTCAGACAATGTTTACGACGGATAAGTATTTTTCGTTTGTGATGAATATGACAGTACCATTTGCTGTGATATTTGAACTTCCTGTCGTTACGATGTTTTTAACTAGTATAGGTGTTCTTAATCCAATAGCACTACAAAAGGTGAGAAGATATGCGTATTTTATTTTAATTGTAATTGCTGTTTGTATTACACCGCCAGACTTTATTTCTGATTTTTCAGTAGCGATACCACTTCTTGTAATTTATGAATTAAGTATTACAGCATCAAAGTTTGTGTATAAGAGGAAAATAAAAAGAGAAATGAATACAGAATCAAAAAGTGCCTCATTATAA
- a CDS encoding serine hydrolase → MSKIEIPVISSLQTTIEKMMKDLHVPGAAVAVIKDGEVIVSEGFGYRDSKQKKPVTPQTRFAIGSATKAFGTLSLSLLAQQKKFDWDTPVQSYIPTFALSDILASSQITARDLASHRSGVSRHDALWYNSSLTRKDIVEKTKHLSLDAPFRTAFLYNNLMYATISYIVENITNQTWEQYAKEHILAPLQMEQTNFSVTDSQNTNDYALPYVEKDGEIKEVPFRNIDTVGAAGCINSTIADMANWVLFHLNQGKTGDHELLSSELLQQMYTPHNTIPDQPLLSPPESPVNSYGLGWFISSYRGYKVIHHSGGIDGFSALVSFIPKENIGLVILTNAGSTLLPSYLANQIYDELLGLETIDWHKRAIEDTAQLKKMMKEVNQSLPEQVKETVPSHALEDYIGTFEHPAYGTLEVYKQNEELYLQFTELKVRLHHHHYDMFYATLDLFQIEMNVLLAYEMDIKGEFQTIQLHVPVMLSTQPLTFTKIK, encoded by the coding sequence ATGTCTAAAATTGAAATTCCTGTTATTAGTTCATTACAAACAACAATTGAAAAAATGATGAAAGATCTACACGTTCCTGGGGCTGCTGTCGCAGTTATAAAAGATGGAGAAGTCATTGTTTCAGAAGGATTTGGCTATCGTGATTCAAAACAGAAAAAACCGGTTACGCCTCAAACACGCTTTGCAATTGGATCTGCGACCAAGGCATTTGGCACCCTATCTTTAAGCCTATTAGCACAACAAAAAAAGTTTGATTGGGATACTCCTGTTCAATCTTATATCCCTACCTTCGCTTTATCAGATATACTTGCAAGCTCCCAAATTACAGCACGTGATTTAGCTTCCCACCGCTCTGGCGTTAGTCGTCATGATGCTCTTTGGTACAACTCTTCCTTAACTCGAAAAGACATCGTTGAAAAAACAAAGCATTTATCACTTGATGCACCATTTCGCACAGCTTTCTTATATAACAACTTAATGTATGCAACAATTAGCTATATTGTAGAAAACATTACAAATCAGACATGGGAGCAATACGCCAAAGAACATATTTTAGCACCACTTCAAATGGAGCAAACAAACTTCTCTGTCACAGACTCACAAAATACGAATGACTACGCATTGCCTTACGTTGAGAAAGATGGAGAAATAAAAGAGGTACCATTCCGTAATATTGATACAGTAGGAGCTGCTGGATGCATCAATTCAACAATTGCAGATATGGCAAATTGGGTACTTTTCCATCTTAATCAAGGAAAAACAGGAGATCACGAATTACTATCTTCTGAATTATTACAACAAATGTATACGCCGCACAATACAATTCCTGATCAGCCACTTTTATCGCCCCCTGAATCACCAGTAAATAGTTATGGTCTTGGTTGGTTTATTAGTTCTTACCGTGGCTATAAAGTAATTCATCATAGCGGAGGTATCGATGGATTTTCTGCACTTGTCTCATTTATTCCAAAAGAAAATATAGGCCTTGTCATATTAACGAACGCCGGAAGCACCTTACTTCCTAGTTATCTTGCAAATCAAATCTATGACGAACTCCTCGGATTGGAAACAATTGATTGGCATAAGCGTGCTATAGAAGACACCGCTCAATTGAAAAAAATGATGAAAGAAGTAAACCAATCACTTCCAGAACAAGTAAAAGAGACCGTACCTTCTCATGCATTAGAAGACTATATTGGAACATTCGAACACCCTGCTTATGGAACACTAGAAGTGTATAAACAAAATGAAGAGTTATATTTACAGTTCACAGAACTAAAAGTTCGGTTACATCACCATCATTATGATATGTTTTATGCAACATTAGACTTATTCCAAATAGAAATGAATGTGTTGCTTGCTTATGAGATGGATATAAAAGGGGAATTCCAAACAATCCAATTACATGTACCAGTTATGTTAAGTACACAGCCTCTTACATTTACGAAGATTAAATAA
- a CDS encoding penicillin-binding transpeptidase domain-containing protein, producing the protein MKKLWGLLFLCFTLMLVGCGKEEKPAQAFDTYAKAWNKQKFADMYDQLSEDAKKSISKKDFTEKYEKIYAGIEVKNLKIETGKVKEDKEDKGPVPFNVSMDTVGGKISFSHEAKLVKEKDGDKESWKIDWTPDFIFPGMTKDSKVRMQTFQAKRGEIYDRNGKGLATNGRANEIGIIPGKLGEAAPQTKETIGKLLNMSVEEIDQKLAAKWIKPDSFVPIGILQEGATQNDYISLDGVTTRQVNVRTYPLGEAAAHLTGYMGKVNAEDLKDLQKKGYQADDPVGKAGLEQVFEEKLRGKKGGRVFMEDAQGKEKKELAKIEAKDGENVTLTIDSTVQEKIFNEMKGEAGSSAAINPQTGETIALVSSPAYNPNVIVRGASKTQREAWNNDPKKPMTNRFTQASAPGSVFKAITGAIGLETKTIDPKEELKIEGLQWTKDSSWGNYYVTRVKDASPIDFDKAMKFSDNIYFAQQAIKIGKDKFMSEAKKFGFDEKLPIEYPFPVSKIAKDGIKNDIQMADTGYGQGQVLMTPLHLALTYAPIVNEGNIPSPHLIKDDKQVKPWKENVISKGNQDILKNTLTKVINDEDGTGKIAKIDGMTLAGKTGTAELKESKEADGKELGWFAAFDVNSPNMIVTMMIEDVKGRGGSNVPGEKVKHVFQK; encoded by the coding sequence TTGAAAAAACTATGGGGATTGCTTTTTCTTTGCTTCACACTCATGCTAGTAGGATGTGGTAAAGAAGAAAAGCCAGCACAAGCATTTGATACATATGCAAAAGCGTGGAATAAGCAAAAATTTGCAGATATGTATGATCAATTGTCAGAAGATGCAAAAAAATCTATTTCAAAAAAAGATTTTACAGAGAAGTATGAAAAGATTTATGCGGGCATTGAGGTTAAAAATCTAAAGATAGAAACAGGAAAAGTAAAAGAGGATAAAGAAGATAAAGGGCCAGTTCCTTTTAATGTGAGTATGGATACAGTTGGTGGGAAAATTTCCTTTTCTCACGAAGCAAAGCTTGTGAAAGAGAAAGATGGAGATAAAGAATCTTGGAAAATAGACTGGACTCCAGATTTTATTTTTCCAGGCATGACAAAAGACAGTAAAGTACGTATGCAAACGTTTCAAGCGAAGCGTGGGGAGATATATGATCGTAATGGAAAAGGACTTGCAACGAATGGAAGAGCAAATGAAATTGGCATCATTCCAGGTAAACTAGGAGAGGCTGCACCACAGACAAAGGAAACAATTGGAAAGTTGCTGAATATGTCTGTAGAAGAGATAGATCAAAAGCTTGCGGCAAAATGGATTAAACCAGATTCATTTGTACCAATTGGGATTTTACAAGAAGGTGCAACGCAAAATGATTATATTTCTTTAGACGGTGTAACGACTCGACAAGTCAATGTTCGTACATATCCATTGGGAGAGGCTGCTGCTCATTTAACAGGATATATGGGGAAAGTGAATGCAGAAGATTTAAAGGATTTACAGAAAAAAGGATATCAGGCAGATGACCCAGTTGGAAAAGCTGGTTTGGAGCAAGTATTTGAAGAGAAGCTACGTGGTAAAAAAGGTGGCCGTGTCTTCATGGAGGATGCACAAGGAAAAGAGAAAAAAGAATTAGCTAAAATTGAAGCAAAAGATGGAGAAAATGTTACGTTAACAATTGATAGTACAGTTCAGGAAAAAATCTTTAACGAAATGAAGGGAGAAGCTGGTTCAAGTGCAGCGATAAATCCGCAGACTGGTGAAACAATTGCACTTGTGAGTAGCCCTGCGTACAACCCGAATGTAATAGTAAGGGGTGCATCAAAAACACAACGTGAAGCATGGAATAATGATCCGAAAAAGCCAATGACAAATCGCTTTACACAAGCATCGGCACCAGGTTCTGTATTTAAAGCAATTACAGGTGCGATTGGTCTTGAAACGAAAACAATTGATCCAAAAGAGGAATTGAAAATTGAAGGATTACAATGGACAAAAGATTCTTCATGGGGAAATTATTATGTAACACGTGTAAAAGATGCAAGTCCAATTGATTTTGATAAAGCAATGAAGTTTTCTGATAACATTTACTTTGCACAACAAGCAATAAAAATTGGGAAAGATAAATTTATGAGTGAAGCAAAGAAATTTGGATTCGATGAAAAGTTACCAATTGAATATCCATTCCCGGTTTCAAAAATTGCAAAAGATGGCATTAAAAATGATATTCAAATGGCTGATACAGGGTATGGACAAGGCCAAGTATTAATGACGCCTCTTCATTTGGCATTAACGTATGCACCGATTGTAAATGAAGGGAATATACCATCCCCACATCTTATTAAAGATGATAAACAAGTTAAACCTTGGAAAGAAAATGTGATTTCTAAAGGGAACCAAGATATATTAAAAAATACGTTAACAAAAGTAATTAATGATGAAGATGGTACAGGGAAAATTGCTAAGATTGACGGTATGACTCTCGCTGGAAAAACGGGAACAGCTGAGTTAAAAGAGTCGAAGGAAGCAGATGGAAAAGAACTTGGATGGTTCGCTGCTTTTGATGTAAATTCACCGAATATGATTGTTACGATGATGATTGAAGATGTAAAAGGCCGGGGTGGAAGTAACGTACCTGGTGAAAAAGTGAAACATGTTTTTCAAAAGTAA
- a CDS encoding thymidylate synthase: protein MKHAEYEYLNLCRHVMEHGTKKEDRTGTGTVSVFGYQMRFDLSKGFPLLTTKRVPFRLVASELLWFMKGDTNIRYLLQNNNNIWNEWAFKSWVESDAYEGPDMTDFGLRSQQDEEFKKQYDEQMDLFKKNVLEDDDFANQYGYLGDVYGKQWRAWKTTAGETIDQLKDVIEMIKKTPDSRRLLVSAWNPEDVPSMALPPCHTLFQFYVADGKLSCQLYQRSGDIFLGIPFNIASYSLLTHLIAHECGLEAGEFVHTIGDAHIYTNHFEQVEKQLAREPRPFPTLKLNPDVKSVFDFEMDDLTLEGYDPHPAIKAPVAV, encoded by the coding sequence ATGAAACATGCTGAATATGAATACTTAAATCTGTGTCGCCATGTGATGGAGCATGGTACAAAAAAAGAAGATCGTACAGGAACAGGGACTGTATCTGTATTTGGATATCAAATGCGTTTTGACCTTAGCAAGGGATTCCCTTTGTTAACGACAAAGCGTGTGCCATTCCGCTTAGTAGCTAGTGAACTTCTTTGGTTCATGAAAGGCGATACAAATATTCGTTATTTACTACAAAATAACAATAATATTTGGAATGAATGGGCGTTTAAAAGCTGGGTAGAAAGCGATGCGTATGAAGGGCCAGATATGACGGACTTTGGACTTCGCTCTCAGCAGGATGAAGAGTTTAAGAAACAATATGATGAGCAAATGGATTTGTTTAAAAAGAATGTACTGGAAGATGATGATTTTGCAAATCAGTATGGCTATTTAGGAGATGTATATGGAAAACAATGGCGTGCTTGGAAAACGACAGCAGGTGAGACGATTGATCAGTTAAAAGATGTAATCGAAATGATTAAGAAAACACCAGATTCTCGTCGCTTACTTGTTTCTGCTTGGAATCCTGAAGATGTGCCAAGTATGGCACTTCCGCCTTGTCATACGCTATTTCAATTTTACGTAGCAGACGGAAAGCTTTCGTGTCAGTTATATCAACGAAGCGGTGATATTTTCCTTGGCATTCCATTTAATATTGCAAGCTACTCATTGTTAACACATTTAATCGCGCACGAATGTGGTTTAGAAGCAGGAGAGTTCGTTCATACGATTGGAGACGCACATATTTACACAAATCATTTTGAACAAGTGGAAAAGCAGTTAGCGCGTGAACCACGTCCGTTTCCAACGCTAAAATTAAATCCAGATGTAAAGTCTGTTTTTGATTTTGAAATGGATGATTTAACATTAGAAGGTTATGATCCACATCCTGCAATTAAAGCACCTGTCGCAGTGTAA